The window GTGGTCAGCGGACTCCACTACTTTTTAAACGAGAACGAGGAACTGGCCGCGCTCGCGGACGAGCACGGCGTCGACCTCGTCGACGTCCGCGAGCCCGACGACGACCTGACGGTGGCGACGGGGGCATCCGGCGACGTCGACGCCGACGTGGTGTGCACGGTCGGCACCGACTGCTCGGTCGGGAAGATGACCGCCTCGCTGGAGATCGTCGCCGCCGCCCGCGAGCGCGGGATCGACGCCGCCTTCGTTCCGACCGGTCAGACCGGAATCATGATCGCCGGGTGGGGGAACCCGATCGACCGCGTCGTCTCCGACTTCACGGCGGGCGCGGTCGAGGACATGCTCGTCGAGGTCGGCGACGCCCACGACCTCCTCGTCGTCGAGGGCCAGGGGAGCATCATTCATCCCGCCTACTCGGCGGTCACCTGCGGTATCCTCCACGGCTCGATGGCGGACGGGCTCGTCCTCTGTCACGCCGCGGGCCGCGAGGCGGTCCACGGCTACGAGTCGTTCTCGCTCCCCTCGATCGAAGAGTACGTCGACCTCTACGAGGGGCTCGCGGCGCCCGTGCGCGAGGCGAGCGTCGTCGCCGGTGCGCTCAACACCAAAGACGTCGCCGACGACGGCGCTGCCGCGGACGCGGTCGCCGACTTCGGCGACGCGCTCGGGACGCCCGCCGCCGACCCGGTCCGCGACGGTGCCGAGGCGATCGTCGATGGCATCGTCGACGCGGGGCTCAGCGGGGAGACCGCGGCCGCCGACGGGGGGGCCACCGACGAGGGGGCCGTCGACGGGAGGGCCGGCGGCGAATGAGCCTCGAGACAGAGTTCGAGCGCGTCTCGCTCCCGCTCGAGAACCCGTTCACCATCTCGCGGGGCACCCAGACCGAGGCCGAGAACGTGATCGTCCGGATCGCCGACGAGGCCGGAATGACCGGCGTCGGCGGCGCCGCGCCGTCGGCTCACTACGGCGAGACGGCCGCCACGGTCGAGGCGGTGCTCCCGGAGCTCCTCTCGGTCGTCGAAGCGGTCGGCGACCCGCACGCGCTCCACGAGATCGAGTCCCGCATGGCGAGCGCGATCGGCGACAACCCGGCCGCTAGGGCCGCCGTCTCGACCGCCGTCCACGACCTCGCCGCGAAGCGGCTCGGCGTCCCGCTCCACCGGCTCTGGGGGCTCGACCCCTCGACCGCGCCGAAGACCTCCTACACGGTCGGGCTCGACGAGACGGAGCGCGTCCGCGAGAAGGCAGCAGCCGCGGTCGAGGCCGGCTACCCGATCCTCAAGATCAAGCTCGGCACCGACCGGGACCGCGAGCTGATCGACGCGGTCCGCGAGGCCGCGCCGGACGCCCGCCTCCGCGTCGACGCCAACGAGGCGTGGACCCCCCGCGAGGCGGTCGACAAGAGCGAGTGGCTCGCCGAACGCGGCGTGGAGTTCGTCGAGCAGCCGGTGCCCGCCGATGACCCGGAGGGGCTCCGGTTCGCCTACGAGCGGTCCGCGCTCCCCATCGCGGCGGACGAGTCGTGCGTCACGCTCTCGGACATTCCCGCGATCGCCGACCGCTGCGACATCGCGAACCTGAAGCTGATGAAGACCGGCGGTCTGCTGGAGGCGCGACGGATGATCGCCGCCGCGCGCGCCCACGGGCTGGAGGTCATGTGCGGCTGCATGATCGAGTCGAACGCGTCGATCGCGGCTGCGGCGGGGCTCGCACCCCTGCTGGACTACGCCGACCTCGACGGCTCGCTGCTGCTCGCCGAGGACCCGTACGACGGGATCGACATGAAAGGCGGAGCGATCCGGCTCGAAAACCAGGAGCGGGCGGGGACCGGGGCCCGGCCGAGCTCGGAGCAGTAACGCGTCGGTTTCTGCGGCCCGGAGGCGTCAGTTTCTGCGACCCGTTCGCCTCAGTTTTTCGGCTCGTCTGCGTCGACTTCCGACTCCTCCAGCTCGACGTCGAGCTCCTCGTCGATGTCGGCGTCGCCGTCGTCGCCGGACTGCGTCCGGCTGCCAGAGGCGCGTTGCGCCTCGCTGTCGAGGTCCGCTTCGAGGTCGTCCGCGTTCATCTCGTTCTCGATGTCCGCCAGCTCCGCGTCGATGTCCTCGTCGGCGTCGACCTCGTCGCCGCCGTTCGCGGGCTCGCCCTTTCCGAGCTCGCCTTTGAGCGTCTCCA is drawn from Halorubrum sp. CBA1229 and contains these coding sequences:
- a CDS encoding DUF1611 domain-containing protein produces the protein MSDERIVILAHEKFPDRAKTALGVMRYGDQDVRAVLDRDRAGDRVGDHVPDVADAPIVESFDEAYAAADGDVDALYIGIAPIGGGFDESWRGDVEAAIEAGCDVVSGLHYFLNENEELAALADEHGVDLVDVREPDDDLTVATGASGDVDADVVCTVGTDCSVGKMTASLEIVAAARERGIDAAFVPTGQTGIMIAGWGNPIDRVVSDFTAGAVEDMLVEVGDAHDLLVVEGQGSIIHPAYSAVTCGILHGSMADGLVLCHAAGREAVHGYESFSLPSIEEYVDLYEGLAAPVREASVVAGALNTKDVADDGAAADAVADFGDALGTPAADPVRDGAEAIVDGIVDAGLSGETAAADGGATDEGAVDGRAGGE
- a CDS encoding dipeptide epimerase, which codes for MSLETEFERVSLPLENPFTISRGTQTEAENVIVRIADEAGMTGVGGAAPSAHYGETAATVEAVLPELLSVVEAVGDPHALHEIESRMASAIGDNPAARAAVSTAVHDLAAKRLGVPLHRLWGLDPSTAPKTSYTVGLDETERVREKAAAAVEAGYPILKIKLGTDRDRELIDAVREAAPDARLRVDANEAWTPREAVDKSEWLAERGVEFVEQPVPADDPEGLRFAYERSALPIAADESCVTLSDIPAIADRCDIANLKLMKTGGLLEARRMIAAARAHGLEVMCGCMIESNASIAAAAGLAPLLDYADLDGSLLLAEDPYDGIDMKGGAIRLENQERAGTGARPSSEQ